In Dioscorea cayenensis subsp. rotundata cultivar TDr96_F1 chromosome 11, TDr96_F1_v2_PseudoChromosome.rev07_lg8_w22 25.fasta, whole genome shotgun sequence, a single genomic region encodes these proteins:
- the LOC120271744 gene encoding variable charge X-linked protein 3B-like, with product MERKNGSVALSLTDSSGCDEDTDIESEEPMEEPMEEPNEEGFDENEQNEEEFCQVFSEDDPIEEEVYEEEPIEEELYEEELIEEEVCEEEPIEEEISEEEPIEEETSEDEPNEKESYEEDPNEEENHKGEPAEEAIYEEEFIEEEICEEEK from the coding sequence ATGGAGAGGAAGAATGGTTCAGTTGCTTTGAGCCTGACTGATAGTAGTGGCTGCGATGAGGATACTGATATTGAGAGTGAAGAACCTATGGAAGAACCTATGGAAGAACCAAATGAAGAGGGGTTTgatgaaaatgaacaaaatgaGGAAGaattttgtcaagtttttagtgaAGACGATCCAATTGAAGAGGAAGTATATGAAGAGGAACCAATTGAAGAGGAACTATATGAGGAAGAACTAATTGAAGAGGAAGTATGTGAAGAGGAACCAATTGAAGAGGAAATTTCTGAAGAGGAACCAATTGAAGAGGAAACTTCTGAAGATGAACCAAATGAAAAAGAGAGCTATGAAGAGGATcctaatgaagaagaaaatcatAAAGGGGAACCTGCTGAAGAAGCAATCTATGAAGAAGAATTTATTGAGGAAGAAATatgtgaagaagaaaaatga